One genomic window of Mercenaria mercenaria strain notata chromosome 2, MADL_Memer_1, whole genome shotgun sequence includes the following:
- the LOC123562075 gene encoding piggyBac transposable element-derived protein 5-like, translating to MDLVTPILNRGHHVYCDNYFTTVGLFEELQQQGTYACGTFRSNRRGISDEIKQQKLKEQGTSIMMQKGNVVATAWRDKKTVFILSTNFDPTTPRTTVQRRQKDGSQKDVSCPESVRNYTKYMNGVDHADQLRAMYSLARKSAK from the coding sequence ATGGATTTAGTAACACCAATTTTGAATCGCGGACATCATGTTTATTGTGACAATTATTTCACTACGGTAGGACTATTCGAGGAATTACAACAGCAAGGAACTTACGCGTGTGGAACATTTAGATCCAACAGACGAGGAATTTCGGACGAAATAAAACAGCAGAAGCTGAAAGAACAAGGGACATCTATCATGATGCAGAAAGGAAACGTGGTTGCGACAGCCTGGAGGGACAAGAAGACCGTATTCATTTTATCTACAAACTTCGATCCAACAACGCCGAGGACAACAGTTCAACGAAGACAGAAAGACGGAAGTCAGAAAGATGTTTCTTGCCCAGAGTCCGTACGAAATTACACAAAGTACATGAACGGTGTTGACCATGCGGATCAGCTACGGGCAATGTACAGTCTAGCGCGCAAGTCAGCCAAGTGA